The genomic window GCGTGTAGCGCTCGGGCTTCCTCGTCGTTGGCCTCCGCGTCGTCCTCGCTCGGATAGGCGACGAGCGTCTCGTCCGCGGCGCGGACGGCCAGCGACTCGTAGTCGTGGGTCGATTCGACCGTGCCGCTGTCGGCGGCGTGGCCGGATACCGATTCGCTCCCGCTGAACTCGAGACAGCCGGCGAACGCGGCCGAGAGACAGCCGCCGCTCGCGGCCAGTAACCGCCGGCGAGAGACCAGTGTGGAGGGCATCGACGACGGATTGGTTACCGTACTGTAAATATGTAGTGTCTGACTCGACTATCGCGTTCAGCGGAGAGAGTTCCGTGCGACGACCGCTCACTCGTTCACCGGTGTCACTTTCCGCCCCGCGAATCCGCCTCGAGCGGCGCCAGACGGGCTTCGTCGCCGCCGCGAACGAGCCGCGTCCGTCGGCGGCGATCGCCAGCTATCGGCGAGAGAGGTGTCTTTAAGGGGTCGAGTCGGCAAGACGTCCGTATGGCAGACGATACGGATTCGACGGCAGACGGCGATACGGGCGCAGACGTCGGCCACGACCTCGGGGCCGAGCGGACGACCGCACCGATGAGCGACTACGGAACGCGCGAGGTGGGTATCGGCCTCCTCGTCGCGCTCCTCGGCGTCGCCGTCGCGTTCGGAATCCCGTTGCTCACGGTCTGACTGAAATGGTCGAGATCGAGAATCGACGGCGTTAGAAGACGTACTCGTCGTCGTGGCCCATCATTCCGTCGTCTTCGAGGCCGGTTCCACCGCTCGTCCCCTCTTCCTCGTCCATCGGTCCGCTGGTCTTGTAGGCCTTGATCCCCGTCGAGAGGAGGTCTTCGATCGCCTCCTCGCGGTTGACGAACTCGCCGCGCTCGACCATCTGGGCGATCTGCATCTCGAGGTGTTCCGGGATGGTGATCTCTACTTTCGGCATCTGATTCGGCTTTCGGCGAGGGGGTATTTAGGTCTGACGGGGACACTACACGCCCCGGCCCGTCCCGAATCGTCGATCACGGCGAAACCGGCCGTGACCGCCGCTGCGGCCCGCGAATCGCGGTTCGGTCGTCTCGAGTTCGCTTCCGCTGGTCTCGAGTCGCGGCGGCTCAGTGTCAGTTCGACCGGACCGTCGGGGCACCGTCGGTAATCAGCGGTGGGTAGCGGTCGTTCAGGAAAGGATCGCTGACGGCATCGCAGTCGCAGCGATCGAATCGCGATCGCAGTCGCAGTCGCGGTTATCGGTCGCGGTCGATTCCGTTA from Haloterrigena sp. KLK7 includes these protein-coding regions:
- a CDS encoding ribbon-helix-helix domain-containing protein, whose protein sequence is MPKVEITIPEHLEMQIAQMVERGEFVNREEAIEDLLSTGIKAYKTSGPMDEEEGTSGGTGLEDDGMMGHDDEYVF